A window from Pseudomonas frederiksbergensis encodes these proteins:
- a CDS encoding universal stress protein: MQAIRSILVVLEPEHSESLALKRAKLIAGVTQAHLHLLVCDRKHDHSGMLGVLKAALIEDGYSVTTEQAWNESLHETIVDVQQAEGCGLVIKQHYPDSPLKKALLTPADWKLLRYCPTPVLLVKTSKPWTGGVILAAIDVGNTDAEHRTLHACIVDHGYDIASLAKAHLHVVSAHPSPMLSAADPTLQLSETIEARYREQCKSFQAEFDIDDEHLHIEEGPADVLIPFMVHKLQAAVTVIGTVARSGLSGALIGNTAEVVLDAVESDVLVLKPDTIMDHLEEIVTQH; the protein is encoded by the coding sequence ATGCAAGCCATTCGCAGCATTCTGGTGGTCCTCGAACCTGAACACTCGGAAAGCCTGGCGCTCAAACGGGCCAAGCTAATTGCCGGCGTGACCCAGGCTCATCTGCATCTGCTGGTCTGCGACCGCAAGCATGACCACAGCGGCATGTTGGGCGTGCTCAAGGCCGCGCTGATAGAGGACGGCTACAGCGTCACCACCGAGCAGGCGTGGAACGAAAGCCTGCACGAAACCATTGTCGATGTGCAGCAGGCTGAAGGCTGCGGACTGGTGATCAAACAACATTACCCCGACAGCCCGCTGAAAAAAGCCCTGCTGACCCCGGCGGACTGGAAACTGCTGCGTTACTGCCCGACGCCGGTGCTGCTGGTCAAAACCTCGAAACCCTGGACTGGCGGGGTCATTCTGGCGGCAATCGATGTCGGTAATACCGATGCCGAACACCGCACCTTGCACGCTTGTATCGTCGATCACGGTTACGACATCGCCAGCCTGGCGAAGGCCCATTTGCACGTGGTCAGCGCCCATCCATCGCCGATGCTGTCGGCGGCCGACCCGACGTTACAGCTCAGCGAAACCATCGAGGCGCGCTATCGCGAACAGTGCAAATCGTTTCAGGCCGAATTCGATATTGATGACGAGCACCTGCATATCGAGGAAGGCCCGGCGGATGTGTTGATTCCGTTCATGGTCCACAAGCTGCAAGCGGCGGTGACGGTGATTGGTACCGTGGCGCGGTCCGGTTTGTCAGGGGCGTTGATCGGCAATACGGCGGAAGTGGTGCTCGATGCGGTGGAGAGCGATGTGCTGGTGCTGAAGCCGGACACGATCATGGACCATCTGGAGGAGATCGTGACCCAGCATTGA
- a CDS encoding tRNA-(ms[2]io[6]A)-hydroxylase: MILPEIHEFLGCRTPDGWVQAALADQETLLIDHKNCEFKAASTALSLIAKYHSHVDLINLMSRLAREELVHHEQVMRLMKKRKIELRQLSAGRYASGLRKVVRSHEPVKLVDTLVVGAFIEARSCERFEALVPHLDEDLGKFYFGLLKSEARHFQGYLKLAYQYGDAKDIAQVIDRVRTAEQELIESPDVEFRFHSGVPAAA, translated from the coding sequence ATGATCCTTCCCGAAATTCACGAGTTCCTCGGCTGCCGCACCCCCGATGGCTGGGTTCAGGCCGCGCTGGCTGATCAGGAAACCCTGCTGATCGATCACAAAAACTGTGAATTCAAGGCCGCCAGTACCGCGTTGAGCCTGATTGCCAAGTATCACTCCCACGTCGATCTGATCAACCTGATGTCGCGACTGGCCCGGGAAGAGCTGGTTCACCATGAACAGGTCATGCGCCTGATGAAAAAGCGCAAGATCGAGCTGCGTCAGCTGTCCGCCGGGCGCTACGCTTCGGGCCTGCGCAAAGTGGTGCGCAGCCACGAGCCGGTCAAACTGGTGGACACCCTGGTGGTCGGCGCCTTTATCGAAGCCCGTAGCTGCGAGCGCTTTGAAGCGCTGGTGCCGCACCTGGATGAAGATTTGGGCAAGTTCTATTTCGGCCTGCTGAAAAGCGAGGCCCGGCATTTCCAGGGTTACCTGAAACTGGCCTACCAGTACGGTGACGCCAAGGACATCGCCCAGGTGATCGACAGGGTTCGCACCGCCGAGCAAGAGCTGATCGAGTCGCCGGACGTGGAGTTTCGTTTCCACAGCGGTGTGCCAGCGGCCGCCTGA
- a CDS encoding winged helix-turn-helix domain-containing protein: protein MDSLGFGKVLLVEDDEKLAGLIAHFLSQHGFEVRQVHRGDLALAAFLEFKPKVVVLDLMLPGQSGLHVCREIRSVSDTPIVILTAKEDDLDHILGLESGADDYVIKPIKPPVLLARLRALQRRQMPDSGVCSALEFGHLSIDRSCRVVRLAGEGIELTTMEFELLWLLASAAGKILSRDDILNRMRGIAFDGLNRSVDVYISKLRGKLKDNPREPLCIKTVWGKGYLFNPFAWER from the coding sequence ATGGATAGCCTGGGTTTTGGCAAAGTACTGCTGGTGGAAGACGACGAGAAGCTCGCCGGGCTGATCGCGCATTTCCTGTCGCAACATGGTTTTGAAGTCCGGCAGGTGCACCGCGGCGACCTCGCATTGGCCGCGTTCCTCGAATTCAAACCGAAAGTCGTCGTGCTCGACCTGATGCTGCCGGGCCAGAGCGGCCTGCACGTGTGCCGCGAGATCCGTAGCGTGTCCGACACGCCGATCGTCATTCTTACCGCCAAGGAAGACGACCTTGACCACATCCTCGGCCTGGAGTCCGGTGCCGATGACTACGTGATCAAACCGATCAAGCCGCCGGTTCTGCTCGCCCGGTTACGCGCCTTGCAACGCCGCCAGATGCCGGACAGCGGCGTGTGCAGCGCTCTGGAATTCGGCCATCTGAGTATCGACCGCAGCTGCCGGGTAGTGCGGCTGGCGGGAGAGGGCATCGAACTCACCACCATGGAGTTCGAACTGCTGTGGTTGCTGGCCAGCGCTGCCGGAAAAATCCTGTCCCGTGACGATATTCTCAACCGCATGCGCGGCATCGCTTTCGACGGCCTGAACCGCAGCGTTGACGTCTACATCAGCAAACTACGGGGCAAGCTCAAGGACAACCCTCGAGAGCCGCTGTGTATCAAGACCGTATGGGGCAAGGGTTATCTGTTCAATCCGTTTGCGTGGGAGCGGTGA
- a CDS encoding ATP-binding protein, which translates to MLRLFLGLFLVMTVGLVLGLQTVDRAFNALLDGQMQSYNREAVRGQAWSLAEQLRGLDGAARERQLDAVRPHYGLGLTLVETDQLSLSDQEKAELAQGLLVIREKYTQFISRIDDGSQLLSIMLPAEPSLMSFYIAAAYLMIAVMIGFVLLFWVRPHWRDLEKLRLAAERFGDNDLSSRIQLSKRSNIRDLSEHFNLMAARIESLIANQRELTNAVSHELRTPIARLSFELDQLKQQPDPTQNRELIADMYADLGELEEMVSELLTYASLERGATVITRENIQASSWLDSVLGSVALEAEAAGVQLLIVECQVDEVRIEPRFMARAVINLLRNAIRYADGRVEVSLVRTGDHYEVRVNDDGPGVPMDGREKIFEPFSRLDASRDRRTGGFGLGLALVRRVSQSHGGQVEVADSPWGGASFRMTWAHQD; encoded by the coding sequence ATGCTGCGGTTATTTTTGGGGCTGTTTCTGGTGATGACGGTTGGCCTGGTCCTGGGGCTGCAAACGGTCGATCGCGCGTTCAATGCGCTGCTCGACGGTCAGATGCAGAGCTACAACCGCGAGGCGGTGCGGGGCCAGGCCTGGTCGCTGGCCGAGCAGTTGCGCGGCCTGGACGGGGCGGCCCGGGAGCGACAACTGGACGCGGTGCGCCCCCACTACGGCTTGGGCCTGACCCTGGTCGAGACCGACCAATTGTCCCTGAGCGATCAGGAGAAAGCCGAGTTGGCCCAGGGCCTGCTGGTGATTCGTGAAAAGTACACGCAATTCATCTCGCGCATTGACGACGGTTCGCAACTGCTCAGCATCATGCTGCCGGCTGAGCCGAGTCTGATGTCGTTCTACATTGCCGCGGCCTATCTGATGATCGCGGTGATGATCGGGTTCGTGTTGTTATTCTGGGTGCGCCCGCACTGGCGCGATCTGGAAAAGCTGCGTCTGGCGGCCGAGCGTTTTGGCGATAACGACCTGTCATCGCGGATCCAGCTGTCCAAGCGCTCGAACATCCGCGACCTGTCCGAACATTTCAACCTGATGGCGGCGCGCATCGAAAGCCTGATTGCCAATCAGCGCGAGCTGACCAACGCGGTGTCCCATGAATTGCGCACGCCGATTGCCCGACTGTCTTTCGAGCTGGACCAGCTCAAGCAACAACCCGATCCGACCCAGAACCGTGAACTGATTGCCGACATGTACGCCGACCTCGGCGAGCTCGAAGAGATGGTGTCCGAACTGCTCACCTATGCCAGCCTCGAGCGCGGCGCCACGGTGATCACTCGGGAAAACATTCAGGCCAGCAGCTGGCTCGACAGTGTGCTCGGCAGCGTCGCGCTGGAAGCTGAAGCCGCTGGTGTGCAATTGCTGATTGTCGAGTGCCAGGTCGATGAGGTCCGCATCGAGCCGCGCTTCATGGCCCGGGCGGTGATCAACCTGTTGCGCAATGCCATTCGTTATGCCGATGGGCGGGTGGAGGTGTCATTGGTTCGCACCGGTGATCACTACGAAGTGCGGGTCAACGACGACGGGCCAGGCGTGCCGATGGACGGGCGGGAGAAAATCTTCGAGCCGTTCTCGCGCCTGGACGCCAGCCGCGACCGCCGCACCGGTGGCTTCGGCCTGGGCCTGGCGTTGGTGCGGCGGGTGTCGCAATCCCATGGCGGGCAAGTGGAAGTGGCGGATTCGCCGTGGGGCGGGGCGTCGTTTCGCATGACCTGGGCGCACCAGGATTAA
- a CDS encoding MipA/OmpV family protein, which yields MFRSLSLSLTSLCLLIPVDSLQAEDWRYTLRAGAASVPRYSGSDERVVAPLLGAEILSPYGFFLDTEKGLGWAFDEEDFGLSVYIGASDVRKDRKTGFKGSDELNGMGSIKSRPALGLDGTYHMGPIILGASFEHALEKDDDDHDTGSAWNRLKLSISAPFYEGEHGKVVGSLNSQFGDSHYVRTWYGVSDAQASRSQFRAYDTHGGLVSRGADVTWTLPVNGQWRVSTVLAVQYLANDAADSPIVEQRMQTSLAGQVAYTF from the coding sequence ATGTTTCGCTCGCTATCCCTGTCGTTGACTTCGCTGTGCCTGCTCATTCCCGTTGACTCTTTGCAAGCTGAAGACTGGCGCTACACCTTGCGGGCCGGGGCCGCCAGCGTGCCCCGTTACAGCGGCAGTGACGAACGTGTGGTGGCGCCGCTGTTGGGCGCTGAAATCCTCAGCCCTTACGGATTCTTCCTGGACACTGAAAAGGGTCTGGGCTGGGCGTTCGACGAGGAAGATTTCGGCCTCAGCGTGTACATCGGCGCCAGTGATGTGCGCAAGGATCGCAAGACCGGGTTCAAAGGTTCGGATGAGCTCAACGGCATGGGCTCGATCAAGTCACGCCCGGCGCTGGGGCTCGACGGGACTTACCACATGGGGCCGATTATCCTCGGTGCGAGCTTTGAGCATGCCTTGGAAAAGGACGACGACGATCATGACACCGGCTCGGCGTGGAACCGGTTGAAACTGAGCATCAGCGCACCATTTTATGAAGGTGAGCATGGCAAGGTCGTCGGCAGCCTCAACAGCCAGTTTGGTGACAGTCATTACGTGCGCACCTGGTACGGCGTCAGCGATGCCCAAGCGTCGCGCAGTCAGTTCAGGGCTTATGACACACATGGCGGGCTGGTGAGTCGCGGCGCGGATGTGACCTGGACATTACCCGTCAATGGGCAGTGGCGTGTTTCGACGGTGCTGGCGGTGCAGTATCTGGCGAACGATGCGGCGGACAGTCCGATTGTTGAGCAGCGGATGCAGACATCGTTGGCTGGCCAGGTTGCGTACACCTTTTGA
- a CDS encoding GFA family protein codes for MQLEGSCHCGAVSFSLTSAHPYPYQRCYCSICRKTQGGGGYAINIAGDANSLKVRGRKHVAIYRARLKDEGQKRAHRSSLERHFCTTCGSGLWIFSPEWPELIHPFASAIDTPLPVPPEHTHLMLGSKAPWVEAQVQPGDKQFDIFPEESIAEWHERLGLNR; via the coding sequence ATGCAGCTCGAAGGTTCCTGCCATTGCGGCGCGGTGTCGTTCAGTTTGACCAGCGCCCACCCCTACCCGTATCAGCGTTGCTATTGCTCGATCTGTCGCAAGACTCAGGGCGGTGGCGGCTACGCGATCAATATTGCCGGTGATGCCAATAGCCTGAAAGTGCGAGGGCGCAAACACGTTGCGATTTACCGTGCGCGGCTCAAGGATGAAGGCCAGAAGCGCGCCCACCGCAGCAGCCTGGAGCGACATTTCTGCACGACCTGCGGCTCGGGCTTATGGATATTCAGCCCCGAGTGGCCAGAGCTGATTCACCCGTTTGCCTCTGCCATCGACACCCCGCTGCCGGTGCCACCGGAGCACACCCACTTGATGCTCGGTTCAAAGGCGCCTTGGGTCGAGGCACAGGTGCAGCCTGGCGACAAACAGTTCGATATTTTTCCCGAAGAATCCATCGCCGAATGGCATGAGCGCCTGGGTTTGAACCGCTAA
- a CDS encoding PaaI family thioesterase, whose protein sequence is MLNALKQINSTSAFNRWAGFEVTRAESGEAELTMAFRESDMAQYAGFLHAGLIGALLDTACGFAAGTVAGNVLASHFSVNCLAPAIGEVFIAQGRVVKAGKKQVFARAELFAQTGDQLKLVATGDAILVPVEGR, encoded by the coding sequence ATGCTCAACGCACTCAAACAGATCAACTCAACCTCAGCCTTCAATCGCTGGGCCGGTTTCGAAGTCACTCGCGCCGAGAGCGGCGAAGCCGAGCTCACGATGGCTTTTCGCGAGAGCGATATGGCGCAGTACGCAGGCTTCCTGCACGCCGGACTGATCGGCGCGCTGCTCGACACCGCCTGCGGATTCGCAGCCGGAACGGTCGCCGGCAATGTGCTGGCCTCACATTTCTCAGTGAACTGCCTGGCACCCGCCATCGGCGAAGTGTTCATCGCTCAGGGGCGGGTGGTAAAGGCCGGCAAGAAACAAGTGTTCGCCCGCGCCGAGTTGTTCGCGCAAACCGGCGATCAGCTGAAACTGGTGGCGACCGGCGACGCGATTCTCGTACCGGTCGAGGGGCGCTGA
- a CDS encoding DNA-3-methyladenine glycosylase family protein — translation MPDAYLPATEFLSSIDDDWRRHIAAIGPCLHQPHAARDPYESLVRAIAYQQLHAKAGDAIVGRLIALFGTGVFPRPEQIIATGFDQLRSCGFSASKIATIQGIAQAALDGVVPDYAEAMAMADEALIERLITLRGVGRWTVEMLLIYSLERPDILPADDFGVREGYRRLKGLEVQPTRKQMIEIGLAWSPYRTVASWYLWRMTGK, via the coding sequence ATGCCCGACGCCTACCTGCCCGCCACCGAGTTTCTATCGTCCATCGATGACGACTGGCGCCGCCACATTGCCGCCATCGGCCCTTGCCTGCACCAGCCCCATGCGGCACGCGATCCTTATGAGTCGCTGGTGCGGGCGATTGCCTATCAGCAGCTGCATGCGAAGGCCGGGGATGCGATTGTCGGTCGATTGATCGCGTTGTTTGGGACGGGTGTGTTCCCGAGGCCTGAGCAGATTATCGCGACCGGGTTCGATCAACTGCGCAGTTGCGGCTTTTCCGCCAGCAAGATCGCAACCATTCAGGGCATTGCCCAAGCGGCGCTGGACGGTGTGGTGCCAGATTACGCTGAGGCAATGGCGATGGCGGATGAAGCGCTGATCGAGCGATTGATTACCTTGCGCGGGGTTGGGCGCTGGACGGTTGAGATGTTGCTGATCTACAGCCTGGAGCGGCCGGATATTTTGCCCGCCGATGACTTTGGAGTGCGGGAGGGATATCGCCGGCTCAAGGGGCTGGAGGTGCAGCCGACGCGCAAGCAGATGATTGAGATCGGGTTGGCGTGGAGCCCTTATCGGACGGTGGCTTCCTGGTATTTGTGGCGGATGACCGGCAAGTAG
- a CDS encoding isocitrate lyase/PEP mutase family protein, producing MDTSFHQLHHDGLLILTNVADATGARIVEQLGCKAVATSSAAVAWAHGYPDGNALPLERLVSTVESIARVISVPLTVDIEAGYSDDLTRVAEVIGAVIAAGAVGINIEDGASPPELLMRKIEIARQVAERRGVKLFINARTDVYLKSLVPAEDRVAETLKRAALYQAAGADGLFAAGVTAEYEIAALCQGTRLPLNVLGLPGLPSPDELKALGVRRLSAGSRIAEFLYGAMSALAKSFLETGTLDSRELKAFTYGEVNALLAPSGKA from the coding sequence ATGGACACGTCATTTCACCAACTGCACCACGACGGCTTGCTGATCCTCACCAATGTCGCCGATGCCACCGGGGCGCGCATCGTGGAGCAACTGGGCTGTAAAGCCGTCGCCACCAGCAGCGCGGCAGTCGCCTGGGCTCACGGTTATCCGGACGGCAACGCCCTGCCCCTCGAGCGCCTGGTATCGACCGTCGAGTCCATCGCCCGGGTGATCTCGGTGCCGTTGACCGTGGACATCGAGGCCGGTTATTCCGATGACCTGACACGGGTGGCCGAAGTCATTGGGGCGGTAATTGCCGCCGGGGCCGTCGGGATCAACATCGAGGACGGCGCTTCCCCGCCCGAGCTGTTGATGCGCAAGATCGAAATCGCTCGGCAGGTTGCCGAACGTCGCGGCGTGAAGCTATTCATCAACGCCCGAACCGATGTGTACCTCAAGAGCCTGGTGCCCGCCGAAGATCGCGTGGCCGAGACGCTCAAGCGCGCCGCGTTGTATCAGGCGGCCGGTGCCGATGGTTTGTTCGCGGCTGGCGTCACGGCTGAGTACGAAATCGCCGCGCTGTGCCAGGGCACTCGGTTGCCGTTGAACGTGCTCGGGCTCCCCGGCTTGCCTTCGCCTGACGAGCTGAAGGCCCTCGGCGTACGCCGTTTGAGCGCGGGGTCACGCATCGCCGAGTTTCTGTATGGCGCCATGAGTGCACTGGCCAAGAGCTTTCTGGAAACGGGGACACTCGACAGCCGTGAGCTGAAGGCCTTCACCTATGGCGAAGTGAACGCCCTGTTGGCGCCGTCCGGGAAAGCCTGA
- a CDS encoding bifunctional transcriptional activator/DNA repair enzyme AdaA, with the protein MNLQNTLLPPHAEMVRAMLERDTAYEGVFFTAVKTTGIFCRPSCTARKPKPENVEFFAHADECMSAGYRACLRCKPLDAAAIAPDWVQQLLKSVDADPEQRWTDAQLLAEGIEPLKLRRWFKQHFGMTFHAWLRTRRLGMALGGIKQGDSIDNAAFGSGYESLSGFRDAFQKSFNITPGRAGNSEPLLFTRLTTPLGPMIAMAERRGLVLLEFLDRPALTKEVEELQNRYGYAVAPGHNAHLQQIEAELTEYFAGKLTDFNVPLHLPGSDFARQVWAELAKIPYGQTSTYGAIAALLGKPGASRAVGVANGHNRLSIVVPCHRVIGADGSLTGYGGGQPRKAFLLRLEKAAVQITQQLAF; encoded by the coding sequence ATGAACCTACAAAACACTTTGCTTCCGCCCCACGCCGAGATGGTTCGTGCCATGCTCGAACGAGACACCGCCTATGAGGGGGTGTTCTTTACCGCGGTCAAAACCACCGGCATCTTCTGTCGCCCCAGTTGCACGGCGCGCAAGCCGAAACCGGAGAACGTCGAGTTCTTCGCCCATGCCGATGAGTGCATGTCGGCCGGCTACCGCGCCTGTCTGCGTTGCAAACCACTGGACGCGGCGGCCATTGCACCGGATTGGGTGCAGCAGTTGCTCAAATCGGTGGATGCCGACCCCGAGCAGCGCTGGACCGATGCCCAACTGTTGGCCGAGGGCATCGAACCACTGAAGCTGCGCCGCTGGTTCAAGCAGCATTTCGGCATGACCTTTCACGCCTGGCTGCGCACCCGACGCCTCGGCATGGCGTTGGGCGGAATCAAACAGGGCGACTCCATCGACAATGCCGCGTTCGGTTCGGGCTATGAGTCCCTGAGCGGGTTTCGCGATGCGTTTCAAAAGTCCTTCAACATCACGCCCGGCCGCGCCGGCAACAGCGAACCACTGCTGTTCACGCGCCTGACCACACCGCTGGGGCCGATGATCGCCATGGCCGAACGACGCGGGCTGGTGCTGCTGGAGTTTCTTGACCGACCAGCGCTGACCAAGGAAGTGGAAGAACTGCAGAATCGGTACGGCTACGCGGTTGCGCCAGGACATAACGCGCATTTGCAGCAGATTGAAGCCGAACTGACCGAGTATTTCGCCGGCAAACTGACTGACTTCAACGTTCCACTACACTTGCCTGGCAGCGATTTCGCCCGACAGGTCTGGGCCGAACTGGCGAAGATCCCGTACGGCCAGACCAGCACCTACGGCGCCATTGCGGCGCTATTGGGCAAACCCGGCGCCAGTCGCGCCGTGGGCGTGGCCAACGGGCATAACCGTCTCTCGATTGTCGTGCCCTGTCACCGGGTGATCGGCGCTGACGGCTCGCTGACCGGCTATGGTGGAGGACAACCGCGCAAGGCGTTCCTGCTCAGGCTGGAAAAAGCAGCGGTGCAGATCACGCAACAGCTCGCATTCTGA
- a CDS encoding phospholipase D family protein codes for MRIRQPLLAFLLLASLFGGCTTINVPREPSQALPAIHSAFGRSIQAQAVPHQGRSGFRLLSDSAEAFTARAELIRNAQSSLDLQYYIVHDGISTRVLVSELLDAADRGVRVRILLDDTTSDDLDWIIATLAVHPKIQIRVFNPLHLGRSTVVTRTMGRLLNLSQQHRRMHNKLWVADNSAAIVGGRNLGDEYFDAEPNRNFTDIDLLGIGPVAEQLGHSFDQYWNSALSKPIDQFISSKPTARDLENTRTRLNESLEQTRKENHALYQQLKTYTTHPRLNVWRRELVWAWNQALWDAPSKVLSKGEPDPHLLLATQLAPELNGVSKELIMVSAYIVPGQPGLVYLTDRADAGVSISLLTNSLEATDVPATHGGYAPYRKTLLEHGVQLFELRRQPDGNGNGGSGPRPFNKGSSSNSSDSSLHSKTMIFDQQKAFIGSFNFDSRSLLWNTEVGVLVDNPELASRVRALALEGMAPALSYQVRLEKGQIVWVTEDDGKQRTLTKEPGSWWRHFNSWFTSMIGLEKLL; via the coding sequence GTGAGAATCAGACAGCCCCTGCTTGCTTTTCTGTTACTCGCCTCGCTGTTTGGTGGCTGTACGACCATTAATGTCCCTCGCGAACCCAGTCAGGCCCTGCCGGCAATCCATTCGGCGTTCGGCCGTTCGATTCAGGCGCAGGCAGTCCCCCATCAGGGCCGATCGGGCTTTCGCTTGCTCTCCGACAGCGCCGAAGCTTTCACCGCCCGCGCCGAGCTAATTCGCAACGCCCAAAGCAGCCTGGATTTGCAGTACTACATCGTCCACGACGGCATCAGCACACGGGTACTGGTGAGCGAACTGCTCGACGCCGCCGACCGCGGAGTACGGGTGCGGATTCTGCTCGACGACACCACCAGCGATGATCTGGACTGGATCATCGCGACCCTCGCCGTCCATCCGAAGATTCAAATCCGCGTGTTCAATCCGCTGCACCTGGGCCGCAGCACCGTCGTGACACGGACGATGGGCCGGTTGCTCAACCTGTCGCAGCAACACCGGCGCATGCACAACAAACTGTGGGTAGCGGACAACAGCGCGGCCATCGTTGGCGGGCGCAACCTGGGGGACGAGTATTTCGATGCCGAGCCTAACCGCAATTTCACCGACATCGATTTGCTCGGCATCGGCCCGGTCGCCGAACAGTTGGGGCATAGCTTCGACCAGTACTGGAACAGCGCCCTGAGCAAGCCGATCGATCAATTCATCTCGAGTAAACCGACAGCCCGAGACCTGGAAAACACCCGGACCCGGCTGAACGAGTCTCTGGAGCAAACGCGCAAAGAGAATCACGCGCTGTACCAGCAGTTGAAGACCTACACCACTCACCCGCGTCTGAACGTCTGGCGCCGGGAGCTGGTCTGGGCATGGAACCAGGCGCTGTGGGACGCACCGAGCAAGGTGCTGTCCAAGGGCGAGCCTGACCCGCACCTGTTGCTGGCCACCCAGTTGGCGCCCGAGCTGAATGGCGTCAGCAAGGAACTGATCATGGTCTCGGCCTACATCGTGCCCGGCCAACCGGGGCTGGTGTACCTGACGGATCGCGCCGATGCCGGCGTGTCGATCAGCTTGCTGACCAACTCACTGGAAGCCACGGATGTACCGGCGACGCACGGTGGTTACGCGCCTTATCGCAAAACCTTGCTGGAGCATGGCGTGCAGCTGTTCGAATTGCGCCGTCAGCCCGACGGCAATGGCAACGGTGGCAGTGGGCCGCGCCCGTTCAACAAGGGGTCATCATCCAATAGCTCCGACTCCAGCCTGCACAGCAAGACAATGATTTTCGACCAGCAGAAAGCCTTCATCGGATCGTTCAATTTCGACTCGCGCTCATTACTGTGGAACACCGAAGTCGGGGTGTTGGTGGACAATCCGGAGCTCGCCAGTCGGGTTCGCGCACTGGCGCTGGAAGGTATGGCGCCAGCGCTCAGCTATCAGGTCCGGCTGGAAAAGGGTCAGATCGTCTGGGTCACCGAAGATGACGGCAAACAGCGCACATTGACCAAGGAACCGGGGAGTTGGTGGCGACACTTCAACTCATGGTTCACCAGCATGATCGGCCTGGAGAAGTTGCTATAG
- a CDS encoding LysE family translocator, with product MSLIISMAAFALVASITPGPVNIVALSCGAQFGFRASQRHVAGATLGFVVLLVLMGLGLHEVLQRWPALTQGVQWAGVAFLLYMAFKLAADKGDLDAKESGRTPSMLYGAAMQWLNPKAWLACVAGMGAFVADGEARLVWQFAAVYLVICYLSVGCWVYAGTFLRGYLSNAKGMRLFNRSMALLLVVCAGYLIRA from the coding sequence ATGAGTCTGATTATCTCGATGGCGGCATTTGCCCTGGTGGCCTCGATAACGCCAGGGCCAGTGAACATCGTGGCGTTGAGTTGCGGCGCGCAGTTTGGTTTTCGCGCCAGTCAACGGCATGTCGCCGGGGCGACGCTGGGTTTCGTCGTGTTGTTGGTGTTGATGGGGTTAGGGCTGCACGAAGTGTTGCAGCGCTGGCCAGCGTTGACGCAGGGGGTGCAATGGGCGGGCGTGGCGTTCCTGTTGTACATGGCCTTCAAGTTGGCTGCCGACAAGGGAGATCTGGATGCGAAGGAATCGGGCCGGACACCCTCGATGCTGTATGGCGCCGCCATGCAATGGCTCAACCCGAAAGCCTGGCTGGCCTGTGTGGCCGGTATGGGCGCTTTTGTGGCAGATGGCGAGGCGCGGCTGGTCTGGCAGTTTGCGGCGGTGTATCTGGTGATTTGCTACCTGTCCGTCGGCTGTTGGGTCTACGCCGGGACGTTTTTGCGCGGGTATTTGAGCAACGCCAAAGGCATGCGGTTGTTTAACCGAAGCATGGCGTTGCTCTTGGTGGTATGCGCGGGATATTTGATCCGGGCTTAA